In the Paenibacillus pabuli genome, one interval contains:
- a CDS encoding M42 family metallopeptidase — protein MNFTINESYVLDFLKKLLDTPSPSGYTHHIMDMIREEAQSLNIAFELNNKGGAVLTLPGQDASKTIGLSAHVDTLGAMVRSITSYGTLKLTSIGGFSMHSIENEYCTIHTRDGKTYTGTILSLHPSVHVYPDARTFERNESHMEVRIDEVVSSKEDVLELGISVGDFISFDARAIITPSGYIKSRHLDDKASVAALFGILESAHREGWKPLHNVSLLISNYEEVGHGASYIPSEISELIAVDMGAMGDDLSCKETDVSICAKDSSGPYDYDMTSRLIELAKQANLDYVVDIYPQYGSDGSAALRGGNNIRAALIGPGVHASHSMERTHKDAVLNTARLLASYITTK, from the coding sequence TGAATCCTACGTTCTGGACTTTCTGAAAAAGCTGCTGGATACCCCAAGTCCAAGTGGTTACACACACCACATTATGGATATGATCCGGGAAGAAGCCCAATCATTGAATATTGCATTTGAATTAAATAACAAAGGCGGAGCCGTGCTCACTTTGCCTGGCCAGGATGCCTCCAAAACGATTGGACTCAGTGCACACGTGGATACACTGGGCGCCATGGTACGTTCCATCACATCTTATGGTACCCTCAAGCTGACCTCTATCGGCGGATTCTCCATGCATAGTATTGAAAATGAGTATTGCACGATCCATACCCGTGATGGCAAGACCTACACTGGTACGATTCTCTCCCTGCACCCTTCGGTTCATGTCTACCCTGATGCCCGCACCTTTGAGCGTAATGAAAGCCATATGGAAGTTCGTATTGATGAGGTCGTTTCATCCAAGGAAGATGTTCTTGAACTGGGGATCAGCGTTGGCGACTTTATTTCCTTCGATGCACGTGCGATTATTACGCCAAGCGGTTATATCAAGTCACGTCATCTGGATGACAAAGCCAGTGTAGCTGCCCTTTTCGGCATTTTGGAATCTGCTCATCGGGAAGGCTGGAAGCCTCTACATAACGTCTCTCTGCTTATCTCGAATTACGAAGAAGTTGGACATGGCGCCTCTTATATCCCGTCAGAGATCAGTGAACTGATCGCCGTAGATATGGGTGCAATGGGTGATGATCTCAGTTGTAAAGAAACAGATGTATCCATCTGTGCCAAAGATTCTTCAGGTCCGTATGACTATGACATGACGAGTCGCCTCATTGAACTTGCCAAACAAGCAAATCTCGATTATGTCGTCGATATTTATCCACAATACGGCTCCGATGGCAGTGCCGCCTTGCGAGGTGGAAATAACATTCGCGCTGCACTGATTGGTCCAGGAGTGCATGCTTCCCATTCCATGGAACGCACGCACAAGGATGCCGTTTTGAATACGGCCAGACTGCTCGCTTCTTACATCACAACCAAGTAA